A part of Jiangella alba genomic DNA contains:
- the nagA gene encoding N-acetylglucosamine-6-phosphate deacetylase: MTVIAGAQMVTPDGVVQDGWLQTDGERIAALGSGPPPANADRDLGGRWLVPGFVDMHTHGGGGGSVVGADDEAVRTFVATHRRHGTTSIVASLVTGEYDALEHDVRVLAELTGEGLVAGVHLEGPWISPARKGAHDERALRVPEPDAVDRLLKAGNGTVRMVTLAPELDHGLDAVRAVVAAGAVAAVGHTDATYDVTRQAIDAGATVATHLFNAMAPVHHRDPGPIVALLEDERVTVELILDGVHLHAAIARMVRSAAGPQRIALVTDAMDATDIGDGEYVLGDMAVRVQDGVARLVEGGSIAGSTLTMDHAFRFAVQQAGFTVPEAVRATSATPARLLGLDGRTGALVPGLDADLVVLDADLAVDAVMARGEWSP, encoded by the coding sequence ATGACGGTGATCGCCGGTGCGCAGATGGTCACGCCCGACGGCGTGGTGCAGGACGGCTGGCTGCAGACCGACGGCGAGCGCATCGCCGCGCTCGGGTCCGGCCCGCCGCCGGCGAACGCCGACCGCGACCTCGGCGGACGCTGGCTCGTGCCCGGGTTCGTCGACATGCACACGCACGGCGGGGGCGGCGGCAGCGTGGTGGGCGCCGACGACGAGGCCGTGCGCACGTTCGTCGCCACGCACCGCCGCCACGGCACCACGTCCATTGTCGCGAGCCTGGTCACCGGTGAGTACGACGCGCTCGAGCACGACGTGCGGGTGCTGGCCGAGCTGACCGGCGAAGGGCTCGTCGCGGGCGTGCACCTGGAGGGGCCGTGGATTTCGCCGGCCCGCAAGGGCGCCCACGACGAGCGCGCCCTCCGCGTGCCCGAACCGGACGCCGTCGACCGTCTGCTCAAGGCCGGCAACGGCACGGTCCGCATGGTCACCCTCGCGCCCGAGCTCGACCACGGTCTCGACGCGGTGCGCGCGGTCGTCGCGGCGGGCGCCGTCGCCGCCGTCGGGCACACCGACGCGACCTACGACGTGACGAGGCAGGCGATCGACGCCGGCGCGACGGTCGCGACGCACCTGTTCAACGCGATGGCGCCGGTGCACCACCGCGACCCGGGCCCCATCGTGGCGCTGCTGGAGGACGAGCGGGTCACGGTCGAGTTGATCCTGGACGGCGTCCACCTGCACGCCGCCATCGCCCGCATGGTGCGCAGCGCCGCCGGCCCGCAGCGCATCGCGCTGGTCACCGACGCCATGGACGCGACGGACATCGGCGACGGCGAGTACGTGCTCGGCGACATGGCGGTCCGGGTCCAGGACGGGGTCGCCCGGCTGGTCGAGGGCGGCTCCATCGCCGGCAGCACGCTCACCATGGACCACGCCTTCCGCTTCGCCGTCCAGCAGGCCGGGTTCACCGTGCCCGAGGCGGTGCGCGCGACGTCGGCCACGCCGGCCCGGCTGCTCGGCCTCGACGGCCGCACCGGCGCGCTCGTCCCCGGCCTCGACGCCGACCTCGTCGTGCTCGACGCCGACCTCGCCGTCGACGCCGTCATGGCCCGCGGGGAGTGGTCACCCTAG
- a CDS encoding 2'-5' RNA ligase family protein, whose product MTTDENAARRRLGAAQQATDPGDTPLVGYTVLQVPVPALETFVRGRFEHYDRAYVSPDPAFTHAHITALAPFLPAPDPAALDTVAAIAAAAEPITFTLRRLETFPNGIVYLAPEPADPFRALTEALVAAFPQCPPYGGEFPDVVPHLTLDQLSADVSVASTRDALGDTVPVTCVADRVDLAWYQPERSRVLASFALG is encoded by the coding sequence ATGACGACTGACGAGAACGCCGCGAGGCGCCGCCTGGGCGCCGCGCAGCAGGCCACGGACCCGGGAGACACACCCTTGGTGGGCTACACGGTCCTGCAGGTTCCCGTTCCGGCACTGGAGACGTTCGTGCGCGGCCGGTTCGAGCACTACGACCGCGCGTACGTCTCCCCCGACCCGGCGTTCACGCACGCGCACATCACGGCGCTGGCGCCGTTCCTGCCGGCGCCCGATCCCGCCGCGCTGGACACCGTGGCGGCCATCGCCGCGGCCGCGGAACCGATCACGTTCACGCTGCGCCGCCTGGAGACGTTCCCGAACGGCATCGTCTACCTCGCGCCCGAGCCGGCCGACCCGTTCCGCGCGCTCACCGAGGCGCTCGTCGCGGCGTTCCCGCAGTGCCCGCCGTACGGCGGCGAGTTCCCCGACGTCGTGCCGCACCTCACCCTCGACCAGCTCTCGGCGGACGTGTCGGTGGCCTCCACCCGCGACGCCCTGGGCGACACCGTCCCCGTCACCTGCGTCGCCGACCGCGTCGACCTCGCGTGGTACCAGCCGGAGCGGTCCCGTGTGCTGGCCAGCTTCGCCCTAGGGTGA